AAATAACAAGGTTGCAGCTCAGAAATAGtctgttttaagaaaacatgGCCAACTCCTCACTGCCTAAAAAACCAAGCAGTTCTTTACAGTCTAGCATGAAAAcgtactttttctatttttcatagaACTGAACATCTATGACCAAAATGTAAACAaggtaaattttaatattttgattattcatTCAATGATATCAATAGTGTCAGTTTCTCTGGTCTCTTGACTTTACTGTATAGCTAACTACACATCTACTTCTATATATCTACGTAACCCTTAGGTTATTTCGGCAACTCTGGTTTGGTTGCTGGTGACGAGGCCCTAAATTGTCACCCGATACAGAAGTAGAAAGCAgcattggatttttttccccttgttccTGGGTTTTGCTAGTCTTAGAAATTTGAAAATGACAATGAGGATTTTTGAAtatatctaaaaatttaaaaagttaccaATAATAAAGATAATGGCTTATGTTCCATTTACTAGTGTTAACACTGAAGACCCCTCATAATCCCACAGGTGTAACTAGAGGTGAGCTGTTCAACCAATGGTCATCTTATGTAGACACACATCGCTCTGATGAACTTCCTCCCACTACAGAAGGGAGACAATCTTATAATTGTCTGAGGTGTTGCAGCACGTCTACCGATAGTCCCAACTGTTTCACTAAGTTGGCCGTCTGTTCCAGAATCCAACTGAGGCTTGGTTTTTCCAGATGCGCATGCTCCTGTGTTGTGCAGCAGTCTGAAGGGGAACAATCTTTCCCGCTAGGACTCTTGTCGGAGCTTTTGTTAAACTCTGCACTATTTTCACAGAGTCTCTCATCTTTAGCTTCATCAATCTTTTTCTCAGCTGGAGCTACATGACAAAGGTCCATATCCTCAATGGAGTCCAATAAATCTGTAACTTGGGGCTGTGGAGTGACTGATTGCAGACGTTTAAGCACACACTCTTCACACTGGCTGACTGCATCCAGaaggttatttattttactgaTCAAAGTTGAACTATTACTGTGAAGGTGACACCAGGAGAGCAAAGCACTGAGCGAAAATATAAACAAGAGTTAAATAGGAAACATTCAAATAGTCACAGGCATTTAGAACTCTAGGCCCTACAGGTTTTCCTTCTAGACAACACCATGCAGAAATAGATTAGCAATAATAATGCATGTCAAAATCAGGAAAGTCACAATGTAAAtaacacaaaaagaacaaacaaagcatCTTTTAATACAAGTTAACCAAGACTTAATCATATAAACTGTTTATAAATCATACCCCTTCACAGCTCCAtaccaatttttttattttatattttcccagaCCGTATAACTTCTATGCAAGAAGATATAATTTACATAAAGCCAGAAAAAccagttccttcttttctttccttttaaaaaaagaaaacctaggcTGGTTAAACTATTAGAAAGACAAAATATTATCAAGAGGAATACTTTAAAGACTGTCACGAGGCGGTGCCAATGACATCTCCAGTCAGTGTTTATTTCTTAGGAGTGCTCAGTATTTAATGGAGGCATCAGGCATACTTAAATTTTTCAAATTACCTCAGTGTTCCCCTGAGTAGTCCATAGTTTATAATGACTTCTGCCCCTTCTTTATATCCTTGATTGAAGCCCTGTTGAAGAGTAACTGCTTTGCCGGCATCTACTCCATCTCTGTAACCTTCCTAAAGACAAGAAACTGATTGTAACTGACACCAAGTCAATCTTTTCTAGAGGAGCACAAAGCACAGAATCCGTTCTGAAAATAGATTTAGCAGGTTTGTATTACGTTAACTGAATATGATATGGCGGAGACACAAATCCAAAGCAGAAGGTTTCTTCTAAAACCCTACTATTGGTCTGCCCTTCCTGATCACATTTGTTTCCAGCCTGGCCTGGATTTCCTAATCCTACTCCTCATCCTCCTAAgtgatgacaggcatgtgcctccacgCCACATCCTCAGCTCACTTTGGAATCCAGGGCTACCTCGTAAACGTTAAACACCAGTTGTTAGGTTCTTTTTAATAACTGTTAGCAAGGTCTTCACAGACATGGGAACTCCATGTCTGGTCTTGGTAACTTACTAGAACAGGGCAGTTAAGGAGGCTGGCCAGGCCGGGGAAGAGGAAACTATTTTAGGAACAGCACAGAGGAAGTCTGAACTTAGAAATCTAATCTGAATGAGGCATAGAGATTTTGTCCTCTTATAATTGGTCTAGCCCCAGATTCCCAAGGCATTTTTATAATGATATCATGGCTGCTGGACTCAACAAATATCTCGCTGGAACACTGTTAGGGAGATCATCACAACTGCAGCTTTAAAAGGACAATTAAATGGCTGGTAAATATTTTAGGTGGACACAGTTCTTTTtgccttttactttttaattaattaattattattattattttttttagcgGGGGCGAGGGGCGTTGCGTACCATAACTTGAGTGTGAAGGTCGGAAGGCAACTTCCAGGAGCCTATTCTGTCCTTCCTcgatgtgggttccagggatggaactcaggtcattataCTCTAAAATCCATCTCTCTGTGGACGCAGATCTGACCAGTTCTCAACCAGAACTAAGCTGATTCTACCCAGATATTATTAAGCAAGTTTCAATGAATGGTGAGAGAGAGATCCGGAATGAATGATACATTTAAAGTAAAACTGAAACAGTATCTCCTTCTCTACCTTCCCGTGCTGTGACAACATTCTTAGGTTCACCTTTTCCAAGCCTTAGTAACACCACGCCTCACTTCGGACTCTCCACCCAGTGAAAAACATCTGTGAATATGAGTTTTCTGACAGCCTTAGTCTAGTCGGTATATGTTTCTCCCCTTCAGCTATTTCCCTCCCCAAACACCGAACTCTGGAAAAAGTTCACTTTAGTCCGTCAGTCCCCTGCTCCAAACCTAGCCGGGGCTCTCAAAGAACGCGTGTTTAAAGGTTATCAACCTTTAACCAAGTAACAAGCTGGGAGAAAGACGGGGCGGCCTTGGGGTCGCAGAGAGAGAGCTGTCCCCCTGGTCCAGGCCTCCGCCCGAGTGTCCCGCCCCCCGCGAGCCCTATGCCCCCGTGGGAATCCCACGCCCCTCGCGTCCACGTCCCCCGCCCATTTACTTGGATTCGTCTCCGCATGTGTCCCTGCCATTCACGCTGCACTAACAGAGTCTCGTCCGCTTCCTCATCAAACACATCCTGATCTCCAGGGCTCGGGACCTCGGGAACCGCTCGAACCCAAGACATCTCCGAAGAAACCACGAGCCCCAGAGGCCCGGAGGCCCGGAAGCGGCCGCAAGTGCTTCCGGCCTGGGGGCGGGGCGAAAGGGTAGGTGTGGAACGAAGCGGCGCCTGCGTCTGGTCCGGCAGCCCTGCGACTGGGGACTGCCGCTGTCTCCTCCCTCGCGTTTTAGTCCGGCGGCGGAATGGGGTGGGGTAGGTGTTGGGAGCTAAGACTTACCATCCCAGGACTGAGACTCAGTTTCTGCGTGTGCTGAAGGCCTTGGCCACCAGCGGGCAGCCGAGGACATTGGACTATGAAAGCTGATTCCGCGGTCAATTTGAGATTAAGTAATGTGAACACTCTTGTAAAACCAGCATCCATTGTCAGTTGCCCTCTCAACCTTTCCGCTCTTGCTCTGAGAGTTTAGGAATTTGGCTTCTGGCCCAGAGTGCATGTTGAAGAACTGGACACCAGCGctcttgttttgtcctttgtATGAGAAATATGAGTCATATGATAATTTTTCTgaaatacctgtttttttttttttgtattagacATCATTTTAGGCCTTTGAGGGACTGCACaccataaacaataaaacaataataaaagttCTCTCCCTGAGTTCTCAGGCCCCGTGGACTTCCTATTAGTGTAGAAATGGC
This DNA window, taken from Microtus ochrogaster isolate Prairie Vole_2 unplaced genomic scaffold, MicOch1.0 UNK2, whole genome shotgun sequence, encodes the following:
- the Yae1 gene encoding yae1 domain-containing protein 1 isoform X1 is translated as MSWVRAVPEVPSPGDQDVFDEEADETLLVQREWQGHMRRRIQEGYRDGVDAGKAVTLQQGFNQGYKEGAEVIINYGLLRGTLSALLSWCHLHSNSSTLISKINNLLDAVSQCEECVLKRLQSVTPQPQVTDLLDSIEDMDLCHVAPAEKKIDEAKDERLCENSAEFNKSSDKSPSGKDCSPSDCCTTQEHAHLEKPSLSWILEQTANLVKQLGLSVDVLQHLRQL
- the Yae1 gene encoding yae1 domain-containing protein 1 isoform X2; translation: MEGYRDGVDAGKAVTLQQGFNQGYKEGAEVIINYGLLRGTLSALLSWCHLHSNSSTLISKINNLLDAVSQCEECVLKRLQSVTPQPQVTDLLDSIEDMDLCHVAPAEKKIDEAKDERLCENSAEFNKSSDKSPSGKDCSPSDCCTTQEHAHLEKPSLSWILEQTANLVKQLGLSVDVLQHLRQL